A genomic segment from bacterium encodes:
- a CDS encoding Gfo/Idh/MocA family oxidoreductase, with product MTTLLVVGCGSIGGRHARNLVALGAGPVACCDLDAARAARLAAECGGGASGADLGAMLARVRPDAVLVCTPPSTHLALAHQALAAGAHVFCEKPLADAMDGVDALVEAAEGSGRVFMMGMCYRFHPGLRRMAALLRAGVVGRIQGAQMWAGHWLPDWHPWADYRREYSAQRRLGGGVLLDSIHSFDTLRWVLGEPVAVTGMLAQVSDLEIDVEDVAAALVRLASGVIVEVHVDYLQRHPESRFEVIGSEGNLVWTKSTLRWRCVADDGWEEEVVAVDPNAMYLDELRAFLRAVRTGEAVALGVREGRRTLALALAVRASAESGRTMRIDGPVQAPLARVSAVEVRP from the coding sequence GTGACGACGCTCCTCGTGGTGGGCTGCGGCTCGATCGGCGGCCGGCACGCGCGCAACCTGGTCGCGCTCGGTGCCGGGCCGGTCGCGTGCTGCGATCTCGACGCCGCGCGCGCGGCGCGGCTGGCGGCCGAATGCGGGGGCGGGGCGAGCGGCGCCGACCTCGGTGCGATGCTGGCGCGCGTGCGGCCCGACGCGGTGCTCGTCTGCACGCCGCCGTCGACGCACCTCGCGCTGGCGCACCAGGCGCTCGCCGCCGGCGCGCACGTCTTCTGCGAGAAGCCCCTGGCCGACGCGATGGACGGCGTCGACGCGCTGGTCGAGGCGGCCGAGGGCTCGGGCCGCGTCTTCATGATGGGTATGTGCTATCGCTTCCATCCCGGGCTCCGGCGCATGGCCGCGCTGCTGCGCGCGGGCGTCGTCGGCCGCATCCAGGGCGCGCAGATGTGGGCCGGGCATTGGCTGCCCGACTGGCATCCGTGGGCCGACTACCGCCGCGAGTACAGCGCGCAGCGCCGGCTCGGCGGCGGCGTGCTGCTCGACAGCATCCATTCGTTCGACACCCTGCGCTGGGTGCTCGGCGAGCCGGTGGCGGTGACCGGCATGCTGGCCCAGGTGTCCGACCTCGAGATCGACGTCGAGGACGTCGCGGCGGCGCTCGTGCGCCTGGCCTCCGGCGTCATCGTCGAGGTGCACGTCGACTACCTCCAGCGCCATCCCGAGAGCCGCTTCGAGGTGATCGGCAGCGAGGGCAACCTCGTGTGGACGAAGAGCACGCTGCGCTGGCGCTGCGTCGCCGACGATGGCTGGGAGGAGGAGGTCGTCGCGGTCGACCCGAACGCGATGTACCTCGACGAGCTGCGCGCCTTCCTGCGCGCGGTGCGCACCGGCGAGGCCGTGGCGCTCGGCGTTCGCGAAGGACGCCGCACGCTGGCGCTGGCACTGGCGGTGCGGGCGTCGGCCGAGAGCGGCCGCACGATGCGGATCGACGGCCCCGTGCAGGCGCCGCTCGCGCGCGTGTCGGCGGTGGAGGTGCGGCCGTGA